The genomic window GTCGGCGCCCACTGGAAGGCCGAGTTCGAGTGGTGGGCGCACTCCCGCATGGCGCTGGAGGCCGGCGTCTCCCCGGAGGTGATCGAGTCCGTGCGCCGCGGGGACACGCCGCCGTTCGCCGACGACTCCGAGCGCGTCGTCCACCTCGTGGCCCGCGAGCTCGTGAGCACGGGTTCGCTCACCGAGGCCACCTATGCGGAGGCCGAGACCTTGCTCGGCCCTGCCGGCCTGGTCGAGCTGGTCTCGCTGTGCGGCTACTACACGCTCGTGTCCTACACGCTGAACGCGTTTGC from Acidimicrobiales bacterium includes these protein-coding regions:
- a CDS encoding carboxymuconolactone decarboxylase family protein, producing MSESRLPPLRRPDLDETRESLWDSIASSRGQWIVGDDEALAGPFNAWITAPTVGTRLLALGTVLRFEISLERRLIELAIITVGAHWKAEFEWWAHSRMALEAGVSPEVIESVRRGDTPPFADDSERVVHLVARELVSTGSLTEATYAEAETLLGPAGLVELVSLCGYYTLVSYTLNAFAVPLPTGVDPAWDH